Proteins encoded by one window of Planktothrix tepida PCC 9214:
- a CDS encoding sulfotransferase domain-containing protein codes for MYSEPLPPPHFIIIGVQKGGTNSLYHYLCQHPQIVAATQKEIHFFTLNYEQGLDWYQSQFPPEAEGKQILTGEGSPYYLFYPLVPQRLYESFPQTRLIVLLRNPVDRAISHYYWEVKLGYESLSLEEVIAQEGERLHGETEKICSEATYFSFNHQHYSYLARGLYAEQLQRWMQFFPREQFLILKSEDLYSDSARVVNQVFAFLGLPDYHLSSYDKYNANTYANVDPTIRQKLEAYFLPYNQKLTQLLGGDWSWGISESSCDFQSTLSQSPQNISSTSTLLSVKSMTKVDYESAWDNYAKNWQSTSSEEVYIGDEWIGVAAGAANSLEEYESLIEQKFIAPYIQKHHQVLEIGVGGGRTAAILLNYCDRLVCADISQQLLNATQNRIGNERVSYIKLDGLTLDGIEPHSLDICFCYDTLVHIEPRDIFNYLTRIPALLKGDRLCIFHHTNLLSELGWKKFLIDWDKNLLGKRHGTAFSLMTDTIMEKFLTHLNYEILQKDIESVPRDCVWICKAPEVL; via the coding sequence ATGTATTCAGAACCTCTTCCCCCACCCCATTTTATCATTATTGGGGTACAGAAAGGGGGAACTAATTCTCTATATCATTATTTATGCCAACACCCTCAAATTGTAGCAGCAACTCAAAAAGAAATCCATTTTTTCACCTTAAATTATGAGCAAGGTTTAGATTGGTATCAGTCCCAATTTCCCCCAGAGGCGGAGGGAAAACAGATCCTTACAGGTGAAGGTTCTCCTTATTACTTATTCTATCCCTTAGTTCCTCAACGACTATATGAGTCTTTCCCTCAAACTCGATTAATTGTCTTATTAAGAAATCCAGTTGATCGAGCCATTTCCCATTATTATTGGGAAGTGAAATTAGGATATGAATCCTTATCTTTAGAAGAAGTGATCGCGCAAGAAGGTGAACGACTGCACGGGGAAACTGAAAAAATCTGCTCAGAGGCTACTTATTTTAGTTTTAACCATCAACATTATTCATACCTTGCACGGGGACTTTATGCAGAACAACTGCAAAGATGGATGCAGTTTTTTCCCAGAGAACAATTCTTGATCCTCAAAAGTGAAGATTTATATTCAGATTCTGCAAGAGTTGTCAATCAAGTGTTTGCTTTTTTAGGACTCCCTGATTATCACTTATCCAGTTATGATAAATACAATGCCAATACTTATGCAAATGTTGACCCAACTATTCGTCAAAAATTAGAAGCCTATTTTCTCCCCTATAACCAAAAATTAACACAGTTACTCGGTGGAGATTGGAGTTGGGGAATCTCTGAATCTTCCTGTGATTTTCAGTCTACTTTATCACAGTCTCCTCAAAATATTAGTTCTACCTCTACCTTATTATCGGTGAAATCCATGACAAAAGTTGATTATGAATCCGCTTGGGATAATTATGCTAAAAATTGGCAAAGTACAAGCTCAGAAGAAGTTTATATTGGAGATGAATGGATTGGAGTTGCCGCTGGTGCTGCGAATTCCCTCGAAGAATATGAATCTTTAATTGAACAGAAATTTATTGCTCCCTATATTCAGAAACATCATCAAGTTTTAGAAATTGGTGTAGGAGGAGGGAGAACGGCTGCTATACTGTTGAATTATTGTGATCGTTTGGTATGTGCTGATATTTCTCAACAACTTCTCAACGCGACTCAAAATCGGATCGGGAATGAACGAGTGTCTTATATTAAATTAGATGGTTTAACCTTAGATGGAATTGAGCCTCACTCCTTAGATATTTGTTTTTGTTATGACACCCTAGTTCATATTGAACCGCGAGATATTTTCAACTATTTAACTCGTATTCCCGCTTTATTGAAAGGCGATCGCTTATGTATTTTCCACCATACTAATCTTTTAAGCGAATTGGGCTGGAAAAAATTCTTAATAGATTGGGATAAAAATTTATTAGGAAAACGGCATGGAACCGCATTTTCCTTAATGACTGATACCATAATGGAGAAATTTTTGACCCATTTAAACTATGAAATTCTTCAAAAAGATATTGAATCTGTACCGAGAGACTGTGTGTGGATTTGTAAAGCTCCTGAAGTCCTCTAA
- a CDS encoding calcium-binding protein yields MTTNLGPGPQYYDQDVGFAPKPDTILGEGGNDTILSSTLGGSLIDGGADNDILQSRGPGDTVIGNTGNDSLRSQQLRTVLIGNAGRDTLSADLTASLYGGVDNDFLIGQSSNNFLNGNKDSDTLLGGIQGGDLLYGGAGDDQLGFVNASGQSNLTGVVVAGAVGGSNQGNNYVSGDKGRDSIVGVNTGDSLLGGDDNDSIIGVGSLNVLDGGSGNDTLIVQNPSATLQFATSPVAVGLSQITLTGGAGDDSLYGGIGRFLEGQNYMDGGDGNDTIRSFALQDALYGGEGNDLITTGTTNVLTTQGSTSQPGFVGESTLYGGGGNDTLVAAFSTDVLYGDAGNDSLSGKFTLLEGGDGNDTLYGGDWTLPNGSGKLPVVTLSGGSGNDYIYGALGSVANVYNGGLGDDTIIFTTTNDSLVGEGSSEGNDNISFVGGLASGATITSFVLFDTLGNNTISGSDGNDSIVTGSGADFLQGGSVAASAGTSVGFGDDTIISGGGNDYLFGGEGEDVLFGEDGNDTLQGSIDPDTLVGGAGADVFLYQFKSDVNGTLADLITDFNSGEDNIYFSRGAGGFAFELRPGVPTTELSFEQFIVLDKASYNGAGANTQAPTTVGPVLVYEKASGVLWYDSDGGGATPADLVAFMKQPNNTIPTLTRTDFTIII; encoded by the coding sequence ATGACAACAAATTTAGGCCCAGGGCCCCAATATTACGATCAGGATGTGGGCTTCGCCCCTAAACCCGATACCATTCTGGGTGAAGGTGGAAACGACACCATTCTCTCTTCGACCCTAGGTGGAAGTCTAATCGACGGTGGTGCCGATAATGATATTCTGCAAAGCAGAGGCCCTGGGGATACAGTTATCGGTAACACAGGTAATGATTCCCTCCGATCTCAACAGCTTCGCACTGTTCTAATTGGAAATGCAGGCCGTGACACCTTATCGGCGGATTTAACAGCCAGCCTCTATGGCGGGGTAGATAATGACTTTTTGATTGGTCAATCTAGTAATAATTTCCTCAATGGAAATAAAGACTCAGATACCCTGCTGGGTGGAATTCAAGGTGGAGATTTACTCTATGGGGGTGCTGGAGATGACCAACTTGGATTTGTCAATGCCAGTGGCCAAAGTAATCTCACCGGTGTTGTTGTTGCTGGAGCGGTAGGCGGCAGTAACCAAGGAAATAACTATGTCTCTGGAGATAAAGGCAGAGACAGTATTGTTGGAGTTAATACCGGGGATAGCCTCCTCGGTGGTGATGATAATGACTCCATCATTGGTGTAGGCAGTCTCAACGTCTTGGATGGCGGTAGTGGGAACGATACCCTCATTGTTCAAAATCCGAGTGCCACATTACAATTCGCTACAAGTCCCGTTGCTGTTGGTCTCAGCCAAATTACTCTGACCGGTGGTGCAGGTGACGATTCTCTCTACGGTGGTATTGGTCGCTTTTTAGAAGGCCAAAACTACATGGATGGTGGAGACGGGAACGATACCATCCGAAGCTTTGCGCTTCAGGATGCCCTGTATGGGGGTGAAGGCAATGACTTGATCACCACAGGAACCACAAATGTTTTAACCACTCAAGGTAGCACCAGCCAACCCGGTTTTGTGGGTGAGAGTACCCTCTATGGAGGTGGCGGAAATGATACGTTAGTCGCTGCCTTTAGTACAGATGTCCTCTATGGTGATGCTGGGAATGACAGCCTCTCTGGAAAATTCACCCTTTTAGAAGGCGGGGATGGAAATGACACCCTCTACGGAGGAGATTGGACATTACCTAATGGCTCAGGGAAACTTCCTGTGGTTACCTTATCGGGTGGTTCTGGTAACGACTATATCTATGGAGCCTTAGGTTCAGTCGCGAATGTTTATAATGGTGGTCTCGGTGATGACACGATTATCTTTACCACAACTAATGATAGTCTCGTAGGTGAAGGTTCCTCAGAGGGTAACGACAACATTTCCTTTGTGGGTGGTTTAGCCTCCGGTGCTACCATAACTAGCTTTGTCTTATTTGATACCCTAGGCAATAACACCATTTCTGGTAGTGATGGCAATGATAGCATTGTTACCGGAAGTGGTGCTGACTTCCTGCAAGGGGGAAGTGTTGCTGCATCTGCGGGAACATCGGTCGGTTTCGGAGATGACACCATCATATCGGGCGGTGGCAATGACTATCTCTTCGGAGGAGAAGGTGAAGACGTACTGTTTGGGGAAGACGGCAATGATACCCTCCAAGGTAGCATTGACCCAGATACCTTAGTTGGCGGTGCTGGTGCTGATGTCTTCCTGTACCAGTTCAAATCCGATGTCAATGGCACTTTAGCTGACTTGATTACTGACTTTAATTCGGGTGAAGATAATATCTACTTCTCTCGTGGGGCTGGAGGCTTTGCCTTTGAGTTGCGTCCGGGTGTCCCAACCACTGAACTGTCTTTTGAGCAATTTATCGTTCTCGATAAAGCTAGCTACAATGGCGCGGGTGCCAATACTCAAGCACCAACAACTGTCGGCCCTGTATTGGTTTACGAGAAAGCCAGTGGAGTATTATGGTATGACTCCGATGGCGGTGGTGCAACTCCGGCTGATTTAGTTGCCTTCATGAAACAGCCAAACAATACAATTCCGACCCTGACCCGGACAGATTTTACAATCATTATCTAG
- a CDS encoding glycosyltransferase family protein — MNRDTPDEVSDNSLNPSPSLKSVERPSELLNFLPPHAQVLIDVGCLTGTTGYYYKRINPQSFYWGILIHSELTPEVTKGSDQIILSSIDQLETIALELEEGTVDCLIYDSILPQIRNPLKSLQNHTRWLKHEGQVLAYIPNSQYWRNIIKIIQGKGGILSQEDTSQKGLTLEAIQALFWEAGLYIYEIQTRGKKDDEFQQFLHLIQPIREALGLDTNRFATQTAAEYYLVRAIKSLQPPRRLLIQTAIMAPTGCDRVRVLEPDQLSATIPGTRTISASKSIPTGSILPEEEKVFIWQRTILSYEHHLELLKNLLTQDYLIIAEIDDNPLRRREYAEQRYLSYRGCHGVQTSTKPLALFLQQFNPHVAIFKNHLLTLPPPRIYSNSRVTLFFGALNREQDWQPIMEALNRVLIRHQTHVQVKVIHDRRFFDQLEISEKEFEPFCSYDRYNHILQTCDIALLPLMPTSVNLMKSDLKFLECAGHGVAVLASPTVYEQSIIHEETGLIYRTIQQFEMYLNELIMNTSLRRKIAMNAYHWVRDHRLLCQHYQQRRDWYLKMRDLLPSLNQELRQRVPELFR; from the coding sequence ATGAATAGAGATACCCCAGATGAAGTCAGTGATAACAGCCTAAATCCGAGTCCATCTTTGAAATCCGTTGAACGACCGTCGGAGTTACTGAATTTTTTACCTCCTCATGCTCAAGTCTTGATAGATGTAGGCTGTCTAACAGGAACAACTGGTTATTATTATAAGCGAATTAATCCTCAAAGTTTCTATTGGGGAATTTTAATCCATTCAGAATTAACTCCAGAGGTCACAAAAGGGTCAGATCAAATCATCCTGAGTTCAATCGATCAGTTAGAAACAATTGCATTAGAATTAGAAGAAGGAACAGTAGATTGTTTGATCTATGATTCAATCTTACCCCAAATCAGAAATCCCTTAAAGAGCTTACAGAATCATACCCGATGGTTAAAACATGAGGGTCAAGTTTTAGCTTATATTCCGAATAGTCAGTATTGGCGAAATATTATTAAGATAATCCAGGGAAAAGGGGGGATTTTAAGCCAAGAAGATACGAGCCAGAAGGGATTAACTTTAGAAGCTATTCAAGCTCTGTTTTGGGAAGCTGGTTTATATATTTATGAAATTCAAACTAGAGGAAAAAAAGATGATGAATTTCAACAATTTCTTCACTTAATTCAACCTATTCGAGAAGCTTTAGGGTTAGATACTAATCGTTTTGCCACTCAAACCGCAGCAGAATATTATCTGGTTCGCGCTATAAAATCGCTTCAACCTCCTCGTCGTTTATTAATTCAAACGGCAATCATGGCTCCCACAGGATGCGATCGCGTTCGAGTTTTAGAACCCGATCAATTGAGTGCAACAATACCTGGAACTCGAACAATTTCTGCATCTAAATCGATTCCCACTGGTTCAATTTTACCGGAAGAAGAAAAGGTTTTTATTTGGCAACGGACAATTTTATCTTATGAGCATCACTTAGAACTCTTAAAAAATTTGTTAACACAGGATTATTTAATTATTGCTGAAATTGATGATAATCCTTTACGCAGAAGGGAGTATGCTGAACAACGTTATCTGAGTTATCGGGGATGTCATGGTGTACAAACTTCTACAAAACCCTTAGCTTTATTTCTACAACAATTTAATCCCCATGTTGCCATTTTCAAAAATCATTTGCTGACCTTACCACCCCCTAGAATCTATTCTAATTCAAGAGTGACCTTGTTTTTTGGCGCCTTAAATCGAGAACAGGATTGGCAACCGATTATGGAAGCTTTAAATCGGGTTTTAATCCGTCATCAAACTCATGTTCAAGTCAAGGTGATTCATGATCGTCGGTTTTTTGATCAGTTAGAAATATCTGAAAAAGAATTTGAACCCTTTTGCAGTTATGATAGATATAATCATATTCTCCAAACGTGTGATATTGCTTTATTACCCCTAATGCCGACATCTGTGAATCTGATGAAATCGGATTTAAAGTTTTTAGAATGTGCAGGTCATGGCGTTGCGGTTTTAGCAAGTCCAACGGTATATGAACAATCAATAATTCACGAAGAAACCGGTTTAATTTATCGAACTATCCAACAATTTGAAATGTATTTGAATGAACTAATTATGAATACTTCATTGCGACGAAAAATTGCGATGAATGCCTATCATTGGGTACGAGATCACCGTTTACTCTGTCAACATTATCAACAGCGACGAGACTGGTATTTAAAAATGCGAGATTTGTTACCCAGTTTGAATCAAGAACTCCGTCAACGAGTTCCTGAATTATTTAGATAA
- a CDS encoding glycosyltransferase family 4 protein, with protein MKALFLHPNFPAQYRHIITALGADPNNQVVFGTKNERPEWNIPGVEKAVFNPSREASSETHQYVRVLESAVLHGQAVFRMAEQLKAKGFVPDVICGHSGWGPTLFVKEAFPNIPLLCYFEWFYHSEGSDADFDPADPLTVDDKARIRVKNTPILIDLYSCDWGVSPTHWQQSQFPPELRQKISVLHDGVDTSYFQPNPGAKLVLPDLDLSGVEELITYVGRGMEPYRGFPEFIEAVAYIQERRPNCHVVVVGSERVCYGKPLPNGMSYKDYMLKKIPLDLSRIHFVGPLPYGQYLQVIQASDVHIYLTRPFVLSWSMIESLSTGCLVIGSDTAPVREVIQDGINGLLVDFFSPKQIADRVDEVLDHPDRMAQLRVKARETALERYDLSKLLSKHLQLITEVANRSFPATIGRVEPGMVLQ; from the coding sequence ATGAAAGCATTGTTTTTACATCCTAATTTTCCCGCCCAATACCGCCATATTATTACAGCTTTGGGTGCAGATCCCAATAATCAAGTTGTTTTTGGAACCAAAAATGAGCGTCCCGAATGGAATATCCCCGGAGTTGAAAAAGCCGTATTTAATCCCAGTCGAGAAGCCAGCAGCGAAACCCATCAATATGTTCGGGTTTTAGAAAGTGCCGTATTACATGGACAAGCCGTATTTAGAATGGCAGAACAACTCAAAGCCAAAGGATTTGTCCCTGATGTTATTTGTGGTCATTCCGGTTGGGGGCCTACTTTATTTGTCAAAGAAGCCTTTCCGAATATTCCCTTATTGTGTTATTTTGAATGGTTTTATCATTCCGAAGGATCAGATGCTGACTTTGATCCGGCTGATCCCCTTACTGTTGATGATAAAGCTCGAATTCGGGTTAAAAATACCCCAATTTTAATTGATTTATATTCCTGTGATTGGGGCGTTTCACCCACCCACTGGCAACAATCCCAATTTCCGCCTGAACTGCGACAAAAGATTTCTGTACTTCATGATGGCGTTGATACCAGTTATTTTCAACCCAATCCTGGGGCAAAATTAGTATTACCCGATTTAGATTTATCCGGCGTTGAGGAATTAATTACTTATGTCGGACGAGGGATGGAACCCTATCGAGGATTTCCTGAATTTATTGAAGCCGTTGCTTATATTCAAGAACGCAGACCCAACTGTCATGTGGTGGTGGTGGGATCGGAACGAGTTTGTTATGGTAAACCTTTACCCAATGGTATGAGCTATAAAGACTATATGCTCAAAAAAATCCCCTTGGATCTGTCTCGAATTCATTTTGTAGGGCCACTTCCCTATGGCCAATATTTGCAAGTGATTCAGGCTTCAGATGTTCATATTTATTTAACACGGCCCTTTGTCCTGTCCTGGTCAATGATTGAATCCCTATCAACCGGTTGTTTAGTCATTGGTTCAGATACAGCCCCCGTGCGAGAAGTGATTCAAGATGGAATCAATGGCTTACTGGTCGATTTCTTCTCTCCCAAACAAATTGCAGATCGAGTTGATGAAGTGCTAGATCATCCAGATCGCATGGCTCAACTGCGAGTAAAAGCACGTGAAACTGCCTTAGAACGTTATGATTTGAGCAAACTCTTATCAAAACATCTGCAATTGATTACAGAAGTGGCAAATCGTTCTTTTCCCGCAACCATTGGCCGAGTTGAACCCGGAATGGTTTTGCAATAG
- a CDS encoding peptidylprolyl isomerase, translating to MTGAFKVGETIITAEDLPSLLKRYQLMPLFLREVILEQAIAKITCTEEERAAALERFDSQHQLTSPEAKAAWLAAYDMTPEQLVEMAERPVRVEKFKQETWSGRVENYFLSRKGNLDQVVYSLIRTKNPGLAQELYFRVAEGENTFAEVAREHSEGPESRTGGLLGPVPVSQPHPAISKLLSVSQPGQLWAPRPLAEWFVIIRLEKFIPAQLDESMRRRMVDEMFENWLREQMAQVGSLQPLRTSVSSVS from the coding sequence ATGACAGGAGCGTTCAAAGTCGGAGAAACTATTATCACAGCAGAGGATCTACCATCGCTGCTCAAACGTTATCAGTTAATGCCCTTATTTCTGCGCGAAGTGATTTTGGAGCAAGCGATCGCTAAGATTACTTGTACAGAGGAAGAACGAGCAGCGGCTCTCGAAAGATTTGATTCGCAACACCAACTAACTTCCCCAGAAGCGAAAGCAGCTTGGCTGGCGGCTTACGATATGACCCCAGAACAACTGGTGGAAATGGCAGAACGCCCCGTGAGAGTGGAAAAATTTAAACAAGAGACGTGGAGTGGTCGAGTCGAAAATTATTTTCTCAGTCGCAAAGGTAATTTAGATCAAGTTGTATATTCTTTAATTCGGACTAAAAATCCAGGTTTGGCTCAAGAACTGTATTTTAGGGTAGCCGAAGGAGAAAACACCTTTGCTGAGGTTGCCCGAGAACATTCAGAAGGGCCAGAATCTCGGACAGGGGGGTTATTAGGGCCAGTTCCGGTCTCTCAACCCCACCCAGCGATTAGTAAACTTTTATCTGTGAGTCAACCCGGTCAACTGTGGGCACCTCGTCCCCTAGCAGAATGGTTTGTGATTATTCGGTTAGAAAAATTCATTCCGGCTCAATTAGACGAATCCATGCGTCGCCGGATGGTTGACGAAATGTTTGAAAATTGGCTACGAGAGCAAATGGCTCAAGTTGGCTCGCTACAACCTCTTCGCACTTCAGTGTCTTCAGTGTCATGA
- a CDS encoding calcium-binding protein, with translation MRILFTIPHFFNPDGDGKHASLSKDPRPRITALVFALTALRELYSQSHCMIDIAQCVTIPVNTEHNYQVDIVICTTQQYHLLANIPLPSSFCKHYSTQTEPMLLGFECHRVLREYLGQYDYYCYLEDDLILHDPWFFVKLNWFNRHTGNSCLLQPNRYEVSPHSKVIKAYIDGDLLPHITANFQNIQDQPQFIGKVMEQAVSFKRPLNPHSGCFFLNTEQMEFWAKQPYFLDRDCSFIGPLESAATLGIMKTFKLYKPTAAHANFLEIQHFGSGFLNLIGRQVKHFDEDNTTETSPPLSNPVASEKD, from the coding sequence ATGCGAATTTTATTTACGATTCCTCACTTTTTTAATCCTGATGGAGATGGAAAACACGCTTCTTTAAGTAAAGATCCTCGCCCAAGAATTACTGCTTTAGTATTTGCCTTAACTGCTTTACGAGAACTGTATAGTCAATCCCATTGCATGATTGATATTGCTCAATGTGTGACAATTCCCGTGAATACAGAACACAATTATCAAGTTGATATTGTCATTTGTACCACTCAACAGTATCACCTACTCGCTAACATTCCTTTACCTTCATCGTTTTGTAAGCATTACTCGACCCAAACAGAACCAATGTTACTGGGATTTGAATGCCATCGAGTGTTGCGTGAATATTTGGGTCAGTATGATTATTATTGTTATTTAGAAGATGATTTGATTCTGCATGATCCTTGGTTTTTCGTTAAGTTAAATTGGTTTAATCGTCATACAGGAAATAGCTGTCTTTTACAACCAAACCGTTACGAAGTTTCTCCCCACAGCAAAGTAATTAAGGCTTATATTGATGGAGATCTTTTACCCCATATCACGGCTAATTTTCAAAATATTCAAGATCAGCCTCAGTTTATTGGTAAAGTCATGGAACAGGCTGTTTCTTTCAAACGTCCTTTAAATCCCCATTCGGGTTGTTTCTTTTTAAATACTGAACAAATGGAATTTTGGGCAAAACAACCGTATTTTTTAGATCGAGATTGTAGTTTTATTGGGCCATTGGAAAGTGCAGCAACCCTAGGAATTATGAAAACATTTAAACTTTATAAACCGACTGCCGCCCACGCTAATTTTTTAGAAATTCAACACTTTGGTTCAGGTTTTCTAAACTTAATTGGAAGACAAGTTAAACATTTCGATGAAGATAACACTACAGAAACAAGTCCGCCCTTATCAAACCCTGTAGCATCAGAAAAAGACTGA
- a CDS encoding glycosyltransferase family 2 protein produces MPRVTVIIPTYNQEQYILEAIDSVLNQTYQDFEIIITNDGSSDKTLERIQEKSDPRIRWFSFEQNQGVSIAANHCIRQATGEFIAILDSDNIFLPDKIEKQVNFLDNNPQFDAVFTYAEIIDKTGNLHQGKEASFKQIFAQKNKNRFQWLNSFFYCDNSLCNTSVLIKKKCYDLIGLYDPRLRQVHDLDFWIRLCLKSEIYILPEPLVLFRFHDSNISGVTTENMIRHIWEIPQLLQHYLSPEVSQIFNTIFPQQSLIQPPITPGDLQFLIAKLALTVHRLSHQYFGISTLYQLMNNAQTAEYIEKKYSFKYTDLIHLAGIHDAFQLTNNRKLKQKLEIAQKELELIQNQNQILNKKLAIISNSASVETDSDVIQVLPLVSILIPTYNGEEFVKTALQSALEQTYPNLEIIISDDGSTDNTIKIAEAFQEKSCLPYRILTHSNYGLVKNLNFCIKQAQGKYIKFIFQDDWLEPNCIEEMVNLAEQDPEIGLIFSPRQVVIHPNSTSDLICQSAYKGAVNLHQKWSNLKPVQWGQDLLSDSNCLMGGLNKIGEPTTVLIPKHVFEELGGFDPNLHQLLDVDMWWRIMGRYKIGFVDQALSSLLIHKNQQTQVNIAQQENYKDYERLYLKLLQDSSYSFLNPSLKKVILQKALFNSKFYLKLTKNLMSQYQNNPRSQIIETLQLVRQILVQYWLTLASIELETKYSQEIRPIYQLFLNSNLVDEEVSEIEQHWIEEIKKRLSQGLYSGDLIPELMGLMLYQRAYQLPFIYKNAVIPNYFFSEFVTWLFTSIEGCKIQDKIEKYIYFQENLLAYITQNLTPNSSSQELWIYVTQSYFQYSRLNFESLDSISLDKIYAYRNQMINFLVQHSKGTDPNRSIHPVLAIDVQPEDC; encoded by the coding sequence ATGCCGAGAGTCACCGTTATTATTCCCACTTACAACCAAGAACAATATATTTTAGAAGCAATTGACAGTGTTTTAAACCAAACCTATCAAGATTTTGAAATTATTATCACCAATGATGGTTCTTCTGATAAAACTCTAGAACGCATTCAAGAAAAATCAGATCCTCGAATTCGCTGGTTTTCTTTCGAGCAGAATCAAGGTGTGAGTATAGCAGCAAACCATTGTATTCGTCAGGCGACTGGAGAATTCATTGCAATTTTAGACTCTGATAATATTTTTTTACCGGATAAGATTGAAAAACAAGTCAATTTTTTAGATAATAATCCTCAGTTTGATGCTGTTTTTACCTATGCGGAAATTATTGATAAAACAGGAAATCTTCATCAGGGAAAAGAAGCTTCTTTTAAACAAATATTTGCCCAAAAAAACAAAAATCGTTTTCAATGGTTAAATTCTTTTTTTTATTGTGATAATTCTCTGTGTAATACCAGTGTTTTAATCAAAAAAAAATGTTATGATCTAATTGGATTATATGATCCCCGATTACGTCAAGTTCATGACTTAGATTTTTGGATACGTTTATGTCTTAAGTCTGAAATTTATATTTTACCTGAACCCTTGGTTTTATTTCGGTTTCACGATAGCAATATTAGTGGAGTAACAACTGAAAATATGATTCGACATATTTGGGAAATTCCTCAACTACTTCAACATTATCTCAGTCCAGAAGTTAGCCAGATTTTCAACACTATTTTTCCTCAGCAGTCCCTAATTCAACCTCCCATTACACCGGGTGATCTTCAATTTTTAATTGCAAAATTGGCTTTAACTGTTCATCGTCTCAGTCATCAGTATTTTGGAATTTCTACCTTATATCAGTTGATGAATAATGCTCAAACGGCTGAATACATTGAGAAAAAATATTCTTTTAAATATACTGATTTGATTCATCTCGCAGGAATTCATGATGCTTTTCAATTAACAAACAACAGAAAACTTAAGCAAAAACTTGAAATAGCTCAAAAAGAACTGGAATTAATTCAAAATCAAAATCAAATTTTAAATAAAAAGTTAGCTATAATTTCTAATTCTGCTAGTGTTGAAACTGACTCAGATGTAATTCAAGTTCTTCCTTTGGTGAGTATATTAATTCCAACTTATAATGGAGAGGAATTTGTAAAAACTGCTCTTCAAAGTGCTTTAGAACAAACCTATCCCAACTTAGAAATTATTATTTCTGATGATGGTTCAACAGATAACACGATAAAAATTGCCGAAGCTTTTCAAGAGAAGTCTTGTCTTCCTTATCGAATTCTGACTCATTCTAATTATGGATTAGTCAAAAATCTCAATTTCTGTATTAAACAAGCTCAAGGGAAGTACATCAAATTTATTTTTCAGGATGATTGGTTAGAACCCAATTGTATTGAAGAGATGGTGAATTTAGCCGAACAAGATCCAGAAATTGGTTTGATTTTTTCTCCGCGTCAAGTTGTGATTCATCCGAATTCAACCTCCGATCTTATTTGTCAATCTGCTTATAAAGGTGCCGTTAATTTACATCAAAAATGGTCTAATCTAAAACCCGTTCAATGGGGGCAAGATCTTTTGTCCGATTCCAACTGTTTAATGGGAGGGTTAAATAAAATTGGTGAACCTACAACTGTATTAATTCCTAAACACGTTTTTGAAGAATTAGGAGGATTTGATCCTAATCTTCACCAACTTTTGGACGTGGATATGTGGTGGAGAATTATGGGACGTTATAAAATTGGTTTTGTAGATCAAGCTTTATCTTCGCTTCTCATTCATAAAAATCAACAAACTCAAGTTAATATTGCTCAACAGGAAAATTACAAAGATTATGAGAGACTTTATTTAAAACTCTTGCAAGATTCAAGTTATTCGTTTTTGAACCCATCTTTAAAAAAAGTAATTTTACAGAAAGCTTTATTTAATTCAAAATTTTATCTAAAATTAACAAAAAATTTAATGAGTCAATATCAAAATAATCCTCGATCCCAAATTATAGAAACTCTTCAATTAGTTCGCCAAATTTTAGTTCAATATTGGTTAACTTTAGCTTCAATCGAGTTAGAAACTAAATATTCCCAAGAAATTCGTCCCATTTATCAACTTTTTTTAAACAGTAATCTCGTTGATGAAGAAGTCAGTGAAATCGAGCAACATTGGATTGAGGAAATTAAAAAAAGGCTTTCTCAAGGTTTATATTCAGGTGATTTAATTCCTGAACTGATGGGATTGATGTTATATCAAAGAGCTTATCAACTTCCTTTTATCTATAAAAATGCGGTAATTCCTAACTACTTTTTTTCTGAGTTTGTGACTTGGCTATTTACAAGTATTGAGGGTTGTAAAATCCAAGATAAGATAGAAAAATATATTTATTTTCAAGAAAATTTATTAGCTTATATTACTCAAAACTTAACCCCAAATTCATCCTCTCAGGAACTGTGGATCTATGTAACCCAATCTTATTTTCAATATTCTCGACTCAACTTTGAGAGTTTAGACTCTATTAGTCTCGATAAGATCTATGCTTATAGAAACCAAATGATTAATTTCTTAGTTCAACACTCAAAGGGTACTGATCCGAATCGATCCATTCATCCAGTTTTAGCAATCGATGTACAACCAGAAGACTGCTAG